In Nicotiana tabacum cultivar K326 chromosome 11, ASM71507v2, whole genome shotgun sequence, a single window of DNA contains:
- the LOC107787481 gene encoding jasmonate-induced oxygenase 2: MKFPGDWPEPIVRVQSLSDSGISTIPNKYVKPPTDRPSLNTSFKNIGVNIPTIDLEGLFTADGNINNAQKTSIYEQISEASRHWGFFQVVNHGVPPELMDEARQVWREFFHQPMEVKQIYANTPKTYEGYGSRLGVEKDAILDWSDYYYLHYLPSSLKDHHKWPALPLSLREVVEEYSEQVVNFCGRLMKILSANLGLREDVLQNAFGGEDIGACLRVNFYPKCPQPDLTLGLSPHSDPGGLTILLPDQDVAGLQVRRNRDWITVKPASHAFIVNIGDQIQVLSNGIYKSVEHRVMVNSAEERVSLAFFYNPKSDLMIEPAKEVVTPENPPLYPPMTFDDYRLYIRTKGPQGKSQLRQSNKSPT; encoded by the exons ATGAAATTTCCAGGAGATTGGCCAGAACCTATAGTCCGTGTGCAATCATTATCCGATAGTGGCATCTCAACAATTCCCAACAAATATGTCAAACCCCCAACAGATAGGCCATCGTTAAATACTTCTTTCAAGAATATTGGTGTTAACATTCCAACCATTGATCTTGAGGGACTCTTTACTGCTGACGGAAACATTAATAATGCCCAAAAAACGTCAATTTATGAACAAATTTCAGAGGCTAGTCGACACTGGGGATTTTTTCAGGTTGTGAACCATGGTGTTCCTCCTGAGCTTATGGACGAAGCTCGACAAGTTTGGCGAGAATTCTTTCACCAGCCTATGGAAGTTAAGCAAATTTATGCAAATACGCCTAAGACTTACGAGGGCTACGGCAGCCGCCTTGGAGTTGAAAAAGATGCAATTCTTGATTGGAGCGATTATTATTATCTTCACTATCTTCCTTCCTCCTTGAAGGACCATCACAAGTGGCCTGCCCTCCCTCTTTCCCTCAG GGAAGTGGTGGAAGAATATTCAGAACAAGTTGTGAACTTTTGTGGGCGTTTAATGAAGATTTTATCAGCAAATCTTGGGTTAAGAGAAGATGTTTTACAAAATGCGTTTGGAGGAGAAGATATAGGAGCATGCCTAAGGGTGAATTTTTACCCAAAATGTCCACAACCGGACTTGACCTTAGGCCTTTCCCCACATTCGGATCCAGGTGGCTTGACCATTCTCCTGCCGGACCAGGACGTCGCCGGCCTTCAGGTCCGCCGCAACCGCGATTGGATCACTGTAAAGCCAGCTTCTCATGCTTTCATTGTCAATATAGGTGATCAGATTCAG GTATTAAGCAATGGTATTTACAAGAGTGTTGAGCATAGAGTGATGGTGAATTCAGCAGAAGAGCGTGTTTCTCTCGCCTTCTTTTACAATCCTAAAAGTGATTTGATGATAGAACCAGCAAAGGAGGTGGTGACGCCGGAGAATCCTCCATTGTATCCGCCAATGACCTTTGATGACTATAGACTCTACATAAGGACTAAAGGACCTCAAGGAAAATCACAGTTACGCCAATCCAACAAATCCCCAACATGA